The Akkermansia muciniphila genome contains a region encoding:
- a CDS encoding efflux RND transporter permease subunit: MSSFFIKHPTIAIVISIVMILLGGLALMGLPVEQYPNIVPPTIKMQATYPGANAETVANSVASPIEQSISGVIGMDYMTSTNANNGICSLSIVFEVGTDPNMDQTLAYMRYGQATAQIPAEVSQMGITITQSTGSPLAVINLFSPDDSLNAIFLSNYAYVSLVDPVKRVPGVGDVQVFGAGRYAMRIWLDTTKMAAQNISVGEVQSAIRAQNTVIPGGQIGAEPAPPGTEFTYSIQTKGRLQTAEEFGNIIIRADGNKLLYLKDIAKVELGSQTYNVSSKYNGRDSGAIAVYAAPGSNAINTVDALVKLFEDRARSFPAGMEYNLTLDTTLAVRASIEEIEHTLVEALLLVVLVVFVFLQGWRATLIPAIAVPVSIIATFALFPLLGFTLNTICLMGMVLAIGLVVDDAIVVVEAVESHMERGLTPRQAAFAAMEEVSGPVIAIALVLAAVFLPSLLLPGITGTLFQQFAVTIAISMLISAFNALTLSPALSAILLKPKDPNKRGPLKFFYRIFNRGYDATASGYTKVCHFLTRKLIISIPLLALIAYAILPVAKQIPNGFLPDEDQGYLFAALIMPEARSLQLTTAASDKVSDLIRQNPNVKDVIAISGFSLLTGVQSTNNAFFFVMLKPWEERPNPDQSAKAVTAQLNGLLSTKVSEGITMCFQPPAIAGVGSANGVTFMLEDRDGKGTEYLAEQTDIFVKEASKLPIFNPQKNGGVRSVMSFAVEQKDVRLDEEKCATLGVSISEANNLLQAYMGSLFINYITLYGQQWQVYIQAQGSDRTGTDMLKNFYVKNDSGSSVPLSTLVKITDIKGPEFLLRQNLYNSSKLMVTPAQGYSNSQAMEALEQTFEASMPTDMGYSYADMSYQEQKIQNGIGIVQIFMLSSIFVFLILAALYERWSLPLSIFMTVPIAALGAFLGLYWFGYELNLYAQIGLVMLIGLAAKNAILIVEFAVIEMERGKTLMEATLSAARIRLRPILMTSFAFILGCVPLALASGSGAYSRNIIGIVVIAGMTMATVVGVFLIPCSFYFIMKLFRVRIARKTVETEDPDEIIARKHLFHEAHESLKG, encoded by the coding sequence ATGTCCAGCTTCTTCATCAAACACCCGACCATCGCCATCGTCATCTCGATCGTGATGATCCTGCTCGGCGGCCTGGCCCTGATGGGGCTCCCCGTGGAGCAGTACCCGAACATCGTTCCGCCCACCATCAAGATGCAGGCGACCTATCCGGGCGCCAATGCGGAGACCGTGGCCAATTCCGTGGCTTCCCCCATTGAACAGTCCATTTCCGGCGTCATCGGGATGGACTACATGACCTCCACCAATGCCAACAACGGCATCTGCTCCCTGAGCATCGTCTTTGAAGTGGGCACGGACCCCAACATGGACCAGACGCTGGCCTACATGCGCTACGGGCAGGCCACCGCGCAGATTCCCGCGGAAGTGTCCCAGATGGGCATCACCATCACCCAGTCCACCGGCAGCCCGCTGGCCGTGATCAACCTGTTTTCTCCGGACGACAGCCTGAACGCCATCTTCCTGAGCAACTACGCGTACGTGAGCCTGGTGGACCCCGTGAAACGCGTTCCCGGCGTGGGTGACGTGCAGGTCTTCGGCGCAGGACGCTACGCCATGCGCATCTGGCTGGACACCACGAAGATGGCCGCGCAGAACATCTCCGTGGGAGAAGTCCAGTCCGCCATCCGGGCGCAGAACACCGTGATTCCCGGCGGCCAGATCGGCGCGGAACCGGCCCCTCCCGGAACGGAATTCACGTACAGCATCCAGACCAAGGGGCGCCTCCAGACGGCGGAAGAGTTCGGAAACATCATCATCCGCGCGGACGGGAACAAGCTCCTTTACCTGAAAGACATCGCCAAGGTGGAGCTGGGTTCCCAGACCTACAACGTATCCAGTAAGTACAACGGCAGGGATTCCGGCGCCATCGCCGTGTACGCCGCCCCCGGCTCCAACGCCATCAATACGGTGGACGCCCTGGTCAAGCTTTTTGAAGACCGCGCCCGCAGCTTCCCCGCCGGGATGGAGTACAACCTGACGCTGGACACCACGCTGGCCGTGCGCGCTTCCATTGAGGAAATCGAGCACACGCTGGTGGAAGCCCTGCTGCTGGTGGTGCTGGTGGTATTCGTCTTCCTCCAGGGCTGGCGCGCCACGCTGATTCCGGCCATTGCCGTGCCGGTCTCCATCATCGCCACCTTTGCGCTGTTCCCGCTTCTGGGCTTCACCCTGAACACCATCTGTCTGATGGGCATGGTGCTGGCCATCGGCTTGGTGGTGGATGACGCCATTGTGGTGGTGGAAGCCGTGGAATCCCACATGGAACGCGGACTGACTCCACGCCAGGCGGCCTTCGCCGCCATGGAGGAAGTGTCCGGTCCCGTCATCGCCATTGCCCTGGTGCTGGCGGCAGTGTTCCTCCCCTCCCTGCTCCTGCCGGGCATTACGGGCACGCTGTTCCAGCAGTTCGCCGTCACCATTGCCATTTCCATGCTGATCTCCGCGTTCAACGCGCTGACGCTTTCCCCGGCCCTCTCCGCCATCCTGCTGAAGCCCAAGGACCCGAACAAGAGAGGCCCGCTGAAATTCTTCTACCGCATTTTCAACCGCGGTTATGACGCCACGGCCAGCGGGTACACCAAGGTGTGCCACTTCCTGACCCGCAAGCTCATCATCTCCATCCCGCTCCTGGCCCTGATCGCGTACGCCATCCTGCCCGTAGCCAAGCAAATCCCCAACGGCTTCCTGCCGGACGAAGACCAGGGCTACCTGTTCGCGGCCCTCATCATGCCGGAAGCCCGCTCCCTGCAGTTGACGACGGCCGCCTCGGACAAGGTCTCCGACCTCATCCGCCAGAATCCGAACGTGAAAGACGTGATCGCCATCTCCGGGTTCAGCCTGCTGACCGGGGTGCAGAGCACGAACAACGCCTTCTTCTTCGTCATGCTCAAGCCATGGGAGGAACGCCCCAATCCGGACCAGAGCGCCAAGGCGGTCACCGCCCAGCTCAACGGGCTGCTGAGCACCAAGGTTTCCGAAGGCATCACCATGTGCTTCCAGCCCCCGGCCATCGCAGGGGTGGGTTCCGCCAACGGCGTCACCTTCATGCTGGAAGACCGCGACGGCAAGGGCACGGAATACCTGGCTGAACAGACGGACATCTTTGTCAAGGAAGCAAGCAAACTCCCGATCTTTAACCCGCAGAAAAACGGCGGCGTGCGCAGCGTGATGTCCTTCGCCGTGGAACAGAAGGACGTGCGGCTGGATGAAGAAAAGTGCGCCACGCTGGGCGTCAGCATCAGTGAAGCCAACAACCTGCTCCAGGCCTACATGGGCTCTCTGTTCATCAACTACATCACCCTGTACGGCCAGCAATGGCAGGTGTACATCCAGGCGCAGGGCAGCGACCGCACCGGAACGGACATGCTCAAGAACTTCTATGTGAAGAACGACTCGGGCAGCTCCGTCCCCCTCTCCACCCTCGTGAAGATCACGGACATCAAGGGGCCGGAATTCCTGCTGCGCCAGAACCTGTACAATTCCTCCAAGCTGATGGTCACCCCGGCCCAGGGCTACTCCAACTCCCAGGCCATGGAGGCGCTGGAACAGACCTTTGAAGCCAGCATGCCCACAGACATGGGCTACAGCTATGCGGACATGAGCTATCAGGAACAGAAGATTCAGAACGGCATCGGCATCGTGCAGATCTTCATGCTCTCCTCCATCTTCGTCTTCCTGATCCTGGCGGCCCTGTATGAACGGTGGTCCCTGCCGCTCAGCATCTTCATGACGGTGCCCATTGCGGCGCTGGGGGCGTTCCTGGGCCTGTACTGGTTCGGTTATGAATTGAACCTGTACGCGCAGATCGGCCTGGTGATGCTCATCGGCCTGGCGGCCAAGAACGCCATTCTGATCGTGGAATTCGCCGTCATTGAAATGGAACGCGGCAAGACGCTGATGGAAGCCACGCTTTCCGCCGCCAGAATCCGCCTGCGTCCCATCCTGATGACCTCCTTCGCCTTCATCCTGGGCTGCGTTCCGCTGGCCCTGGCCTCCGGTTCCGGCGCCTACTCCCGCAATATCATCGGGATTGTGGTGATTGCCGGGATGACGATGGCGACGGTGGTGGGCGTGTTCCTGATTCCCTGCTCCTTCTACTTCATCATGAAGCTCTTCCGCGTCCGCATCGCCCGGAAGACCGTGGAAACGGAGGATCCGGATGAAATCATTGCCCGCAAGCACCTGTTCCATGAGGCCCACGAATCCCTGAAAGGATAA
- a CDS encoding efflux transporter outer membrane subunit — translation MRPNQYITRAILLGTAITASSCMMGPDFKPVDMPMPTAFRGAPASTESIADLPWWKVFKNKDLQDLLTDTYNNNRDLKATMARVEKARQYITITEAPLFPWADYSGTLSKGANYTNGNIIQTGGNTLTPGTIDGGISWELDIWGRTRRMTEAARADYLASEEGQRALMLSLLRQVADSYLQLLQLDEQLAILQKSVESYSESLRLFDEQLEGQVGDRLQVASAKAALSSSQAQIPAIQAQIANLENTVSVLAGRTPGHIRRSGSLRDIAYNIQVPAGIPAYILSRRPDVRQKEYQLRAANAEVGVAIANYFPTISLTAAGGLASADLSHVQGRRSGWGLGANLTGPLFQAGKLTASEKAAKAEFLAASNDYEQTVLNALAEVSSTLIQRAKLRVITSTQSEAVEAYHTAVTLSFERYRTGLSNYIEVLYAQQNLYPAQIQLSQYYYQHASTLVSLYTALGGGWNMSHKAIMDGPPKR, via the coding sequence ATGCGACCGAATCAATACATCACGCGCGCCATTCTGCTGGGGACGGCCATCACGGCTTCCTCCTGCATGATGGGTCCCGACTTCAAGCCGGTGGACATGCCCATGCCCACCGCATTCAGAGGGGCCCCCGCATCCACGGAATCCATTGCGGACCTGCCCTGGTGGAAAGTCTTCAAGAACAAGGATCTCCAGGACCTCCTGACGGACACTTACAACAACAACCGCGACCTGAAGGCCACCATGGCCCGTGTGGAAAAGGCCCGCCAGTATATCACCATCACGGAAGCCCCGCTCTTCCCGTGGGCTGATTATTCCGGCACCCTGAGCAAGGGGGCCAACTACACCAACGGCAACATCATCCAGACCGGCGGCAATACCCTGACGCCCGGCACGATTGACGGCGGCATCTCCTGGGAACTGGACATCTGGGGCAGGACGCGCCGGATGACGGAAGCGGCCCGTGCGGATTACCTGGCTTCCGAAGAAGGCCAGCGCGCGCTCATGCTCTCCCTGCTCCGCCAGGTGGCGGATTCCTACCTCCAGCTTCTCCAGCTGGACGAGCAGCTTGCCATCTTGCAGAAATCCGTAGAGTCCTATTCCGAATCCCTCCGGCTGTTTGACGAACAGCTTGAAGGCCAGGTGGGGGACAGGCTCCAGGTGGCCTCCGCCAAGGCGGCGCTCTCCTCCTCCCAGGCCCAGATTCCCGCCATCCAGGCCCAGATCGCCAATCTGGAAAACACCGTTTCCGTCCTGGCCGGGCGTACTCCCGGCCATATCCGCCGTTCCGGCAGCCTTCGGGATATTGCCTATAACATCCAGGTTCCCGCCGGCATTCCCGCCTACATCCTGTCCAGAAGGCCGGACGTGCGCCAGAAGGAATACCAGTTGCGCGCAGCCAATGCGGAAGTGGGCGTAGCCATTGCCAACTACTTCCCGACCATCTCCCTGACGGCGGCGGGCGGCCTCGCCTCCGCCGACCTGAGCCACGTGCAGGGGCGCCGCAGCGGCTGGGGGCTGGGAGCCAACCTGACCGGCCCCCTCTTCCAGGCGGGCAAGCTGACGGCCTCCGAGAAAGCGGCCAAGGCCGAATTCCTGGCAGCCAGCAACGACTATGAGCAGACGGTGCTGAACGCCCTGGCGGAAGTCTCCAGCACGCTGATCCAGCGGGCCAAGCTCCGCGTAATCACGTCCACCCAGTCTGAAGCCGTGGAAGCCTACCATACGGCCGTGACGCTCTCCTTTGAACGCTACCGCACGGGCCTTTCCAACTACATTGAAGTGCTGTACGCCCAGCAGAACCTGTATCCCGCACAGATCCAGCTTTCCCAGTACTACTATCAGCACGCCAGTACGCTGGTTTCCCTGTACACGGCCCTGGGCGGCGGCTGGAACATGAGCCACAAGGCTATCATGGACGGGCCGCCCAAGCGATAA